A stretch of Hydractinia symbiolongicarpus strain clone_291-10 chromosome 9, HSymV2.1, whole genome shotgun sequence DNA encodes these proteins:
- the LOC130657962 gene encoding NF-kappa-B-repressing factor-like: protein MAEEYFGVPRLMWESEHEWRARCAFIDGNKEYYTGDRLATLSMSWSNWKFMGCSYGMEVQAILEECHTRVSPEVDRDINTLRELARPKVKFVKSTGEDLGTRTGPPRGGNIAKRPCEIIENIPLKKSKCTKDEKTNEIIHGLVLYFPSVTNNTELNHICILNESVQKSKKVVQFIERDAKISSKNLVEYTTDVIIEGKYIASGTGTTKKEAKRCCAESAIVKLKWRQRIVYKAEINHDHVETVEKGQLVRAAYMNADRLDDNNVGNKLLRKMGWSGSGGIGKYKHGISDPVFVDSNERREGVGHQFLNRCIRKSTVEETLLSFLHDRERLEMKFASELSREDRALVHRLCQRYHLKHKSFGKDKDRYLVVSKSKEINV from the exons ATGGCAGAAGAATATTTTGGTGTCCCCAGACTAATGTGGGAATCAGAACATGAGTGGAGAGCTAGATGTGCTTTCATCGATGGTAATAAAGAATATTACACTGGAGATCGCCTTGCCACCTTGTCAATGAGTTGGTCAAACTGGAAATTTATGGGGTGTTCATATGGTATGGAAGTACAAG CAATTCTTGAAGAATGTCACACACGAGTGTCTCCAGAAGTAGATCGAGATATCAATACATTACGTGAATTAGCACGTCCAAAGGTCAAGTTTGTCAAATCAACTGGTGAAGACTTAGGAACACGCACTGGCCCACCCAGAG GTGGTAATATTGCAAAACGTCCATGTGAGATCATTGAGAATATACCTTTAAAAAAGTCCAAATGTACAAAAGATGAAAAAACTAATGAAATTATACATGGCCTAGTTTTATACTTTCCGTCTGTAACTAATAACACTGAATTGAACCACATATGTATATTAAACGAGAGTGTCCAAAAGAGTAAAAAAGTTGTACAATTTATAGAAAGGGATGCAAAAATCAGTTCGAAGAATTTAGTTGAATATACCACTGATGTTATTATCGAAGGAAAGTATATCGCTTCTGGAACAGGGACTaccaaaaaagaagcaaaaCGTTGTTGTGCTGAGTCAGCGATTGTTAAATTGAAATGGAGGCAACGTATTGTTTATAAAGCAGAAATCAACCATGATCATGTGGAAACTGTTGAGAAAGGACAACTTGTACGCGCAGCATATATGAACGCAGATAGACTGGACGATAATAATGTAGGGAATAAGTTGCTTCGAAAAATGGGTTGGAGTGGTAGTGGGGGAATTGGGAAATATAAACACGGTATTTCAGATCCAGTGTTTGTTGATTCTAACGAACGAAGGGAAGGCGTCGGTCACCAGTTTTTGAATCGCTGTATCAGAAAATCAACCGTTGAAGAAACATTGTTGTCTTTCTTACATGATCGTGAAAGATTGGAAATGAAATTTGCGTCAGAACTTTCAAGAGAAGACAGAGCATTAGTACACAGGTTATGTCAGAGGTATCATTTAAAAcataaatcgtttgggaaagatAAAGATAGATATTTAGTTGTTAGcaaaagtaaagaaataaatgtttaa